A region of the Culex quinquefasciatus strain JHB chromosome 1, VPISU_Cqui_1.0_pri_paternal, whole genome shotgun sequence genome:
attttgtatttaaatatttgtgtaATGGCCCAAAATCAAACAAGTGAGTCGTTCCATTGTACAGTATAGTTTACTACTGAATTTATTCCATATGTTGGGTAACCTTACGCGAGCGTGTACACAAGTCATCGCAAGCCAAACTTCACAAAAATTAGACTGCGGAATCATCAGTGCAAAAGATCGGTTCTAGTTTTATTCGTAAAAACCCAGGAAAAATGTCTGCCGCCGTCGAGCCAGCCCGAGAGAAAGCCCTCCAGGACTACCGGAAGAAGCTGCTGGAGCACAAGGAAGTGGAATCCCGACTGAAAGAGTGTAAGTTTAGGGCGATTTTTGCTTGCGACGTTTGACCATCCAAGATGGAGGTTATGGCTGGCAATCAAAATCGACTTGTCATCGTctttgttgtaaatattttgtttttatttttcagtgcgAGAATCCCTGAAGGAACTGACCAAGCAGTTCGACAAGTCTGAGAATGACCTGAAGGCGCTCCAGAGCGTTGGTCAGATTGTAGGCGAGGTGCTGAAGCAGCTGACTGAGGACAAGTTCATCGTTAAGGCAACGAACGGTCCGCGCTATGTTGTCGGATGTCGTCGCCAGCTGGACAAGACCAAGCTAAAGTCGGGAACTCGGGTAGCGCTGGACATGACAACGTTAACCATTATGCGATACCTGCCGAGGGAGGTCGATCCTCTAGTGTACAACATGTCCCACGAAGACCCCGGAGAGGTCACCTATTCCGCGATTGGAGGTTTGTCGGAACAGATTCGAGAGCTTCGAGAAGTCATTGAATTACCGCTGCTCAATCCGGAGCTGTTCCTTCGTGTTGGAATTACGCCACCGAAGGGATGTTTGCTGTACGGACCACCGGGAACGGGTAAAACTTTGCTGGCCCGTGCGGTCGCTTCTCAGCTGGACGCAAACTTTCTAAAGGTGGTTTCGTCGGCCATCGTGGATAAATATATTGGAGAGTCGGCTCGGTTAATCCGTGAAATGTTCAACTACGCCCGGGACCACCAGCCGTGTATCATTTTCATGGACGAGATTGACGCCATCGGTGGGCGGCGATTCTCCGAGGGCACTTCGGCCGATCGTGAAATTCAACGCACGCTGATGGAGCTGCTCAACCAGATGGACGGTTTCGATTCGCTGGGACAGGTCAAGATGATTATGGCCACGAACCGACCGGATACGTTGGATCCTGCCCTTCTACGTCCGGGTCGTCTGGACAGGAAGATTGAAATCCCGCTACCCAACGAGCAGGCCAGGTGAGTTGGATGGTAGATGATGTGGTAaggaaatcatttttaaaacaaataatattttttagactggaaattttgaaaattcatgccGGTCCGATCGCCAAACACGGAGACATCGACTACGAAGCCGTGGTGAAACTTTCGGACAACTTTAACGGCGCCGATCTGCGAAATGTGTGCACCGAGGCGGGATTGTTTGCGATTCGGGCCGAACGCGAGTACGTCATCCAGGAAGACTTTATGAAAGCCGTCCGGAAGGTAGCAGACAACAAGAGACTGGAGAGCAAGCTGGACTACAAGCCGGTCTAAGCAGGAGAGTTCGTGTATGCATCGCACGCGCGCAAGTATATTCTGTTTATTTCCCAATACATCTTACGCATTAATAATTAATAACAATAATCCTTGTCGGATGTACCGTCAAAGCGCTTTTCGACACACGATAGAATGATAGAGAAACGTCATTATCCCAGTTGCTTGTTGTTCTCCTCGATCCGTTTCCGCTTCCGCTCCTGGTAGTCTTTGATGTTGTCGAACTTTTTCTTGAACAAAAACGACACGGAATCGACGTACGGCAGCTTGGAGTCGTCGAAACTCTTGATGAACGCGGCTTCCTTTGCCAATTTAAAGTTTTCGCGATCAAATTCGTACTTTGCCAGCCAAGGAGCTCCGGTGCTTTCTTCGATGACGAATCCCAACAAATTACCACTTTCGTCAAAGGCGATTGTTGAAAAGACTTGTCCGGACTTTAAGTTTAACGCTTGAACAAATTCACAGCCGGTCGTTCCGCTCAGTTTGAAAACGTTGACCGCCGTTGGTTTGTAGCATAGAACTGCCAAAAGTCCCGTTCCATCTGCGGCTAGCTTCTGGAGGGCCAATTTGTTACCGGGCAGCTCCAGCTCTTTCCGAGCAAGCTCCTTTCCACTTGTGTAGTTCCACCAGCGTAACGTTTTATCTCCCGACAAGGACAACAGCAATTCCGGTCCGAGAAACTCCAAATGGGACACAAATTCGGTGTGACCTAGACAAAAGGTTTCGATGTTGTGGCAATCCGGATGGCACGTAACCCGGATTTTCTCATCCCGGTCGCTGGTTATGATGAgtctgttgaaaaataaaagtcaaaCTAAGTCCATTTAACAAGCAAGGCAAATATTACTTCTCTTCTGTGTCAATCAGGACATCCAGCACCTGACTCATGTGACCAAGCAGCCATCGTCCCGGTTTCCTGTACTCTTCGCAGTCGTATTTGTAGCAGTCTCCACCCTTATCACACACGATCGCAAACCGACCACCGGCGGCAAACTTGACACAGCTGGAAGCTCGGGACAGCAACCTCCGAGAAAGCACCTTCAGCGTTCGTCCATCCTGGTCCACCTCAAACAGGTACAGCGATTtatctccggtggccaccgcCACCAGCGAACGATCCTCATTCACATCCAGCGCCACGATCGCGTTGGTCTGGTCATCCTGGTCCTTTTTCCCTGTGTCACCGCCTCCGTTGTTCTTCCCGGTTCCCGGTTCGTCGCCGTTTTGCTGCTCCTCGTCACTGTCGCTGTCGGCGTCAAAGTACTTACGCGGACGGCCCTTTTCGAAGGGGACCGACTCCTTGTCCGCATCGATTTCGTACGACCATACACTGTAGTCATCCTGAAGGAAGTGGACTGTCCGGTTGAACGCAACCAGTGTTGACTTACGGAACCGCTTGATGAACGATGACATGCTGCCGCGGAAGGGGTCTTGGACTTTTGATTGTTGTGAAAATAGAAACATAACCTTAATGATTACACACTGAAGCAAAATCACACAATAATTTAAAGTTCAAGTAAACGAATTAAAATAGTcgtacactcaaaatcagaataacccttaaaagggtactttctatccttttttcaagtttacccgtcgtcacccttttgaaagggtacgAGGGCGAAACCCTTCAAAAGGGTACTGGCCCAGTACCCTTTAAAAGGATACTGGTCATGGAGCGGCGCGCTCACTAGCGACATCTAtgagtcaattttgttttgttgaaacagtgctgccatctattgtaatttttcataatttctttaAACATTAGATTTTAtcaggaaaaagttttttttattgttttaaattaatatttacagttcaaaataaaaagtaatCCTTAGTAAATCACATGCTTTGAGTATTGCGCTGTTCGGTTTAAACCATGCACTCGCGATCACGACGTAATCGACTCGCCGCGGGATGAACGTCGACTAGGACTTCATCCAATTCGAAGAGAATTTCGAACAGGTCCATCCAACCGGCGCACCTTCACGCTGACATTTTCCGCCGGCTGGGACATGTGGTCAATCATAATGGTTAGATGACGCACCTTGTGTGCTATCCGGCCGGATGTTGCACATTCAGCCATCCGGGAAACCGGCATATTTCTGCAAAAAGAACGCCTgtaaccaaaatgacaaaaacaaaaccgaCCAAAACAAACTTGATTGCAAGCGATTTTCGATGCCCACTGTGTGCGGATGTCACAGTCTTCTACGACGGAATGGTGGTAGATGgacaaaattggccaaaatctGGAACAACACcggtaaactaaaaaaaacttaaaaaaaacacgcacCACGCACGAGCACGATTCAAAACGTCAAACAGATTTAAGTACCGAATTTAGAAACTAGGGCGGCGCTAGTGGTACCTGTTGTAAAGAAAGTTACCCTTTTGAATGGGTAACGCCAATGAAGTGAATCAAACGGATAGTtttaacccttttaaaaggATAAAATGT
Encoded here:
- the LOC6034787 gene encoding 26S proteasome regulatory subunit 10B, with the translated sequence MSAAVEPAREKALQDYRKKLLEHKEVESRLKELRESLKELTKQFDKSENDLKALQSVGQIVGEVLKQLTEDKFIVKATNGPRYVVGCRRQLDKTKLKSGTRVALDMTTLTIMRYLPREVDPLVYNMSHEDPGEVTYSAIGGLSEQIRELREVIELPLLNPELFLRVGITPPKGCLLYGPPGTGKTLLARAVASQLDANFLKVVSSAIVDKYIGESARLIREMFNYARDHQPCIIFMDEIDAIGGRRFSEGTSADREIQRTLMELLNQMDGFDSLGQVKMIMATNRPDTLDPALLRPGRLDRKIEIPLPNEQARLEILKIHAGPIAKHGDIDYEAVVKLSDNFNGADLRNVCTEAGLFAIRAEREYVIQEDFMKAVRKVADNKRLESKLDYKPV
- the LOC6034786 gene encoding tRNA (guanine-N(7)-)-methyltransferase non-catalytic subunit wuho; the encoded protein is MFLFSQQSKVQDPFRGSMSSFIKRFRKSTLVAFNRTVHFLQDDYSVWSYEIDADKESVPFEKGRPRKYFDADSDSDEEQQNGDEPGTGKNNGGGDTGKKDQDDQTNAIVALDVNEDRSLVAVATGDKSLYLFEVDQDGRTLKVLSRRLLSRASSCVKFAAGGRFAIVCDKGGDCYKYDCEEYRKPGRWLLGHMSQVLDVLIDTEEKLIITSDRDEKIRVTCHPDCHNIETFCLGHTEFVSHLEFLGPELLLSLSGDKTLRWWNYTSGKELARKELELPGNKLALQKLAADGTGLLAVLCYKPTAVNVFKLSGTTGCEFVQALNLKSGQVFSTIAFDESGNLLGFVIEESTGAPWLAKYEFDRENFKLAKEAAFIKSFDDSKLPYVDSVSFLFKKKFDNIKDYQERKRKRIEENNKQLG